The Nocardia sp. XZ_19_385 genome contains a region encoding:
- a CDS encoding ATP/GTP-binding protein, whose protein sequence is MPRRKPRAHSRNAKSGGDALGEGFPAGFELSRSVEGPDGESYVVRTIPGSRATKTYRCPGCDHEILPGVAHIVAWPTYGGEEDRRHWHRGCWNGRQTRRITRRWS, encoded by the coding sequence ATGCCTCGTCGGAAACCACGCGCGCACTCACGGAACGCCAAGTCCGGTGGCGACGCGCTGGGCGAGGGTTTCCCGGCGGGATTCGAGCTCAGCAGGTCCGTCGAGGGCCCCGACGGTGAGTCCTATGTCGTGCGCACCATTCCCGGCAGCCGCGCTACCAAGACCTACCGCTGTCCCGGCTGCGATCACGAAATCCTCCCTGGCGTAGCCCATATCGTCGCTTGGCCGACGTATGGCGGGGAAGAGGATCGCAGGCACTGGCACCGCGGCTGCTGGAATGGACGCCAAACCCGCCGCATCACGAGACGGTGGTCCTGA